One Paraburkholderia aromaticivorans DNA segment encodes these proteins:
- a CDS encoding MFS transporter: MTSISSNIAAESACNTTLEQQAVGKAAWRFIPLLALAYFFNYLDRTSVGFAALTMNRDLGLTATQFGWGAGIMFAGYCVCEVPSNLALYRFGARRWLARIMITWGFFAAATALAVGPTSFYAIRLLLGIGEAGFFPGVIFFLAVWFPANYRTRVLAWFTVSTPLSSLVGGPLSTWLLKMDGFLGLAGWKWMFIFEGLPACMLGFFVLKMLADKPAEAKWLSPEERQALQSAFDREGTANSKKKDFRAALKDVRMYILAMISFGFTMGSYGIGIWLPQMLKAHGMSVTQTGWVSAIPYFFATIALLWWAKRVDRRGGHIANLAAGLFIGAIALGVSTCFQQLVPALTGITLALVGTIAGRTIFYTLPARFLSGQAAAGGLALINSIGALGGFAGPYLVGYLKDSYGTFTAGMLGLAVVLAVTTLLTLSLFAFDKRK; encoded by the coding sequence ATGACATCCATATCATCGAATATTGCGGCTGAAAGCGCCTGCAACACCACGCTCGAACAGCAGGCCGTTGGAAAGGCAGCCTGGCGTTTCATCCCTCTTCTTGCTCTCGCTTACTTCTTCAATTATCTCGATCGCACCAGCGTCGGCTTCGCGGCGCTGACGATGAACCGCGACCTCGGCCTGACAGCCACGCAGTTCGGCTGGGGTGCGGGCATCATGTTCGCGGGCTATTGTGTGTGCGAAGTGCCGAGCAATCTCGCGTTGTATCGGTTCGGCGCCAGGCGGTGGCTCGCGCGCATCATGATCACGTGGGGCTTCTTCGCCGCCGCGACGGCGCTCGCGGTCGGACCGACCAGCTTTTACGCGATTCGCCTTCTGCTGGGTATCGGCGAGGCAGGCTTCTTCCCGGGTGTGATCTTCTTTCTCGCGGTCTGGTTTCCGGCCAACTATCGCACCCGAGTACTCGCATGGTTCACGGTCTCGACACCGCTTTCGTCATTGGTTGGCGGGCCTTTGTCCACTTGGCTTCTGAAGATGGACGGCTTCCTCGGTCTTGCCGGATGGAAGTGGATGTTTATTTTCGAAGGCCTGCCGGCGTGCATGTTGGGCTTCTTCGTTTTGAAGATGCTCGCGGACAAGCCCGCAGAAGCGAAGTGGCTGTCGCCGGAAGAGCGTCAGGCACTGCAAAGCGCGTTTGACCGTGAGGGCACTGCAAATTCGAAGAAAAAGGATTTTCGCGCAGCTTTGAAGGATGTACGGATGTACATCCTCGCGATGATCTCCTTCGGCTTCACGATGGGCTCTTATGGCATCGGCATCTGGTTGCCGCAGATGCTCAAAGCTCATGGCATGAGCGTAACGCAGACGGGCTGGGTGTCGGCGATACCTTACTTCTTCGCGACCATCGCGCTTTTGTGGTGGGCCAAGCGCGTTGATCGTCGCGGTGGCCACATCGCCAATCTTGCCGCGGGTCTTTTTATCGGCGCAATCGCGCTCGGCGTTTCAACCTGCTTCCAGCAACTTGTCCCCGCATTGACGGGCATTACGTTGGCATTAGTCGGCACTATTGCCGGCCGGACAATCTTCTACACGCTGCCGGCTCGGTTTCTGTCCGGTCAGGCCGCCGCCGGCGGACTCGCACTGATCAACTCTATCGGTGCACTGGGTGGTTTCGCCGGCCCATACCTCGTCGGCTACCTGAAGGACAGTTACGGCACCTTCACCGCAGGCATGCTTGGCTTGGCTGTCGTACTCGCTGTGACGACCCTGTTGACCCTTTCCCTGTTTGCCTTCGATAAGAGGAAGTAA
- a CDS encoding amidohydrolase family protein, protein MRSRHSIRRRRLLSAAAASIVMPSLSVRHVFAKEESRSMSTTSNYLPVRAEWLASGTEAALEPDMPIVDAHHHLYERPGWIYLLNEYLEDARSGHNITASVFMQGLTRYRTTGAEQLRPVGEVEYVAQVTAPMQKEEPQVAKGIVGYADLRRGAAVREVLEAELEAGDGRLRGVRHLVTWDADATLANPLSAVPRGLLLDPNYRAGVAQLKSLGLSYDAWLFFPQLPELFDLAKANPDTPFIINHCGGVVQIGSYTDHRKEVFDSWSRSMCELAQLPNVYVKLGGLGMRINGFDFEKGEKPPSSIELAETWKPWMHTCIEAFGANRCMFESNFPVDKGSYPFSNGWNAFKRLTAGASTQDRQALFRGTVTNVYRLA, encoded by the coding sequence ATGCGATCTCGCCATTCGATCCGCCGACGCCGCTTGCTAAGCGCTGCCGCCGCATCCATCGTGATGCCTTCGCTGAGCGTGCGCCATGTGTTTGCCAAAGAGGAATCGCGCAGTATGAGTACAACCAGCAATTACCTCCCTGTCCGTGCGGAGTGGCTTGCATCCGGAACGGAAGCGGCGCTCGAACCGGATATGCCCATTGTCGACGCGCATCACCACTTGTACGAGCGTCCGGGTTGGATCTATCTGCTCAATGAGTATCTGGAGGATGCCCGGTCGGGGCACAACATCACCGCATCAGTCTTCATGCAGGGATTGACTCGCTACCGCACCACGGGTGCGGAACAGCTTCGTCCAGTCGGTGAGGTCGAGTACGTTGCTCAAGTCACCGCGCCCATGCAAAAGGAGGAGCCGCAGGTTGCAAAAGGAATCGTCGGATACGCGGATCTCAGGCGCGGCGCCGCTGTACGAGAGGTGCTTGAGGCAGAACTGGAGGCAGGTGACGGGCGCTTACGAGGTGTACGTCACCTCGTAACGTGGGATGCTGATGCAACGCTTGCAAATCCGCTGTCGGCCGTACCTCGCGGGTTATTGCTCGACCCCAACTATCGTGCGGGCGTCGCCCAACTGAAGTCGTTGGGACTCTCTTATGACGCGTGGCTGTTTTTTCCTCAGCTTCCCGAGTTGTTCGATCTCGCCAAAGCAAATCCGGATACGCCCTTCATCATTAACCACTGCGGCGGCGTGGTGCAAATCGGCAGCTACACGGATCACCGGAAGGAAGTTTTTGATTCGTGGTCGCGCTCAATGTGCGAACTAGCGCAATTGCCGAACGTTTACGTGAAGTTGGGTGGGCTTGGCATGCGAATCAACGGTTTCGACTTCGAAAAGGGTGAGAAGCCGCCGTCTTCCATCGAGCTAGCTGAAACCTGGAAGCCCTGGATGCATACGTGCATCGAGGCGTTCGGTGCGAATCGCTGTATGTTCGAAAGCAATTTTCCGGTCGACAAAGGTTCCTACCCGTTCAGCAACGGCTGGAATGCGTTCAAGCGCCTGACTGCCGGTGCGAGCACGCAAGATCGGCAGGCGCTCTTCCGGGGCACAGTAACAAACGTATATCGCCTCGCTTGA